The Bombus affinis isolate iyBomAffi1 chromosome 17, iyBomAffi1.2, whole genome shotgun sequence genome includes a region encoding these proteins:
- the LOC126926047 gene encoding uncharacterized protein LOC126926047, whose protein sequence is MRPIGVQFFIGIFFLLLVARSSATLTKLTTLDDVVPDKWRVVSSGQSPQIELRLFKSHTPEDKTWSSSMEYTISQSTDEPENQHADEKAESAKPKTQLGSRHIIRGARFRCPTGQRRDHLGKCRDVL, encoded by the coding sequence ATGAGACCGATCGGCGTGCAATTTTTCATCGGCATTTTCTTCCTTCTCCTCGTGGCTCGATCGTCAGCAACGTTGACAAAACTGACCACGTTGGACGATGTGGTGCCCGACAAGTGGAGGGTCGTGTCTTCTGGCCAATCTCCGCAAATCGAGCTCCGCCTGTTCAAGAGCCACACGCCAGAGGACAAGACTTGGTCGAGCAGCATGGAATACACTATCTCGCAGAGCACCGACGAGCCGGAAAACCAGCACGCGGATGAGAAAGCGGAAAGCGCTAAGCCGAAAACGCAGCTCGGGTCTAGGCACATCATTCGAGGCGCCAGGTTCAGGTGTCCCACGGGCCAGCGAAGGGATCACTTGGGCAAGTGCAGAGATGTCTTGTGA